The window AGTGCACGAGATTGGGATCCGTTGTGTGTTGACTTGAGCGGCGGTTGAGTCTCAAGGTTCAAGGTACAATAATCTTCTTGAGGCACGAGGGGAAAAGAAGTTGGGCTTGGGATTTGTTTTGAAGGCACACTATATATGAAAGTAttgcataataaaaaaaaagaacgtAGTTGAAGTGGAAAAATTCTTAACACACTAGGTCGAATAGATATATAGTAATTCAGTTTTTTAAGCACCCCTTAATACAAGTATATTAACCACGGGATACTAAAACTAACATGCTCTGTTTGCCAATCTCAttattttagtacaacaatcTGTATAGAGAGTTAACCATCTAacttcaatgaaaaaaaaaatacataacaatTTATTACTATTGAATTAGACTCACACGATCACGTTTTCTGTGTAAAGGAAATAAGCCTTCACCAagtatattgatattattctAGCAGTTCAAATTTCCACTGCTTTTACATATACATGAATGCCAAGCCGCCATTACCATTAGGCATCCTAGAGAGTCGAGACCAAAAAAGACACCAAACACTTTTCAAGGTTTTACATGGTTTATCACAACCAAGCTTTTACGTATAACAGTCtattggaaaaaaaacaaagacaataACTCTCTATAACTCTTTAGAAAGTGAACCACAAATCCTCAAGTTCAGATGCAATTGGCAAAATTAAATTGGTTTTGCTGGCCATGTAGCTTGAGCAGACATGATTATTCCTACAATTACACCAAATAATCCGAGTGCACTTCCGAAGATCTCGATCACAAGAATCTTTACAAAAAGAGATGAGTTTTGGGCATCAGACAATGCACAACTGCTTCCAATAATCCCTACACATAACCTTTACAAACAAAACGTATCTCCCAGTTAAAAAATTTCAGTTGatggatttttcttcttccattctactaaagaaaaggaaaggttTAAAGATGAAGAATCAAACCCGCAGAACAAGTTAGAAAAGCCGACAATAATCCCAGATGCAAAGATTGAATATCCTGCTGTTAGAGACTCAGGAGTATAAATTTGAGATGCTGGCACACTCTCCAGTTTTGTTTGTAAAATGATGGCCACAATGACACCATATATAGCCACAGCTTCACAGAAAATTACactgaaagagagaaaagaatcATTCATTAGGACAGTCAAAACTTcatattaattacaaaagacTCAAATCATCAAACAAGACCAATACCATAGTTACAAAAAGGTCTAGTGATTGACGAGCAGAAAGACACTTCAATCTTGACGACATTCTAAACCACCTCTAGATACTTGTTACTTGTTTCTTGTCAACACTATAGATAGCAAAGACATTTAACATATTGCACGGGTTGAAAAGTAGCAATCATTGTGAAAAGCACCGCTCGAATCAACAAATGATAATATCATAACAAAGCCCAACCatggaaaataaatttgagattcaAAAGCATGAGTATAATCTCAAGCAATGAGGCACCATAAAGCAACAGAAAGTTTCCTCCCATTTTCAGTTGATCAATCTTCTCGGAACAAGTCAAAAAACAACACTACGAAGAGTGAAATCAGAACTCAGCAATTAGAATTAGTTTAAACTCCATCAAACTCCACGTACATCCAATAAGGAAACATAAACTCGGGATTGAGATTTGTTACCTAATTAAATTCTTGGAGGTAATACGCGGAGCTTTGATTGCAGCACCGATCAGACTACTTCCGGTTATGTAGATTCCCCTGAGATAACATAACAACAATCCAGAATTAGAGATATGAAAGCGCATGAATGCgaagaagttgaagagagagagagagagagagagtaaggctataaatagaagaaacaaaataaggaGGTTGAAAAAGAGAATACCAGGCGGCTCCGAGGACAGAAACGCCGATGGAAATGGCAATGCCGACGGCAGAGAAGGTGTAAGGGGAAATTCTGACGAGGGCGTGGGACCAAGAGCTTAGAGATGCCGCCATTGTTGAGATAAGTTGCTTCTGGTGAAGGTGGTGGTGGGAAGGGAATTTTGTGGTTTCATCTTTGGGTTTGTGATTCGGAAGACGACGTGATTCGTGATTCGTTCTTGGTTGTGGGGTTAGGTtcgtgttttaaaaaacaatacctTTTTATCTCTCTCGTTGGAATCTTGAATAAAGGGTAAAGAAAACAGAGCATAGTTTAGTAATAGTTCACAGTATAATTCTTTATGGAGGTGGAAGAATTGTTGTATGGAGAATACGGAGTTTCTCTTGCTcaccattttagtttttgttccTAGCGCggatttaattcaaaataattaattatataacacatattttttaaaatttataaatataacaaaatttctcgAATTCTATTTTGATacattcttaattattatttataaaatggtcattaattacaatttctcttaaacTATCGAaatgttttatcttttatgcttgagattttagttttattttttttcaatttggctcctaaatttgaagttttaacattttgaacttcaattcttcttcaaatactctttttaaactatttgaGTGCTTATTAAtgaatttaaactaattaggaagtaaagttttaaatttaattttaaaggtggggaaaaagattgaaatttatttaaggTACGTTTGtgaaaactatttacaaaatataacaaaatttatttacctCTACCgcacttttaaatattttactattttttgtaaatagtttcaatttgcttagttattttaaatttactaagATACATTTACCATTGAATTTGATAAAGTAAATATTTAGTGAAAATTAAggttaaaagtataaatatccACACTCCATTAGtgaaatgaaacaaaactctaatattaaaattaaaacatttataacctaactactaaattaaaatcaaacttaaaattcaaaggaCTAGAtatgtaacattttgaaattcacAAACTAAATAGAAATCATAATCAAAACAATAGAGACAAAAAggtatatttcttttaagaaaatgcaATAAAACGTAAAATTAGTGCCCGTGTATATGTGAACAAAATAAAGTGGGAGTTCACAACTCGACGTCTCCACCCCTATCCCTAAACACCTAAAACTAACTTAAAAAAGCAACACGAGTAGTTGAATTCAACTGACACTTGTATTTATTCAATGATAAAATatcttgattttaaatttctcaTTCCGACTATATTACAgtacattagaaaaaaacaacctaagaagaaaaagtcTATCTaagaaattcattta of the Cucumis sativus cultivar 9930 chromosome 3, Cucumber_9930_V3, whole genome shotgun sequence genome contains:
- the LOC101205012 gene encoding V-type proton ATPase subunit c''2 translates to MAASLSSWSHALVRISPYTFSAVGIAISIGVSVLGAAWGIYITGSSLIGAAIKAPRITSKNLISVIFCEAVAIYGVIVAIILQTKLESVPASQIYTPESLTAGYSIFASGIIVGFSNLFCGLCVGIIGSSCALSDAQNSSLFVKILVIEIFGSALGLFGVIVGIIMSAQATWPAKPI